ATCACCATTCCAGTAGCGGGCGTTAGTTCAGGGCCTTCCTCACTGGATCCACAACCGGCACAAACTCCACTTATCAGTAGGACGATCGCGATCATTGACAGCCGGAACTCGATAGCACTCATGGACAACCTCAAATAAAGAGAACAGAAAAGTATCAGCAGGCTTAAGGGATTTGCACCACAGAGCCATCAGAAATTTTTCCCAGCCCTATCAATATTGTGAGGTCCATATTCTCGGGAAAGAAACTCACTGCGCCACTGCCCAACGCGAAATGAGCACCACCCTTGTGCAGGCTTCCGACCTGTCCCCAGCTGTTTAAATTTCCAACATCAGGGCGAGTCCATCCAGTCGGAATGTCCCAGACGTTGATCCCAGGATCGACATCACCGCCAGATGCCACCCAGCCACGCATCCCCCAGGCAGGCGCGTCGCCGTTGTAAACTTCCCGAGTCGTTTCACAGACCATGATCGTATTGGACGTGCCGTCTGTGACATCACGGATTTTACACTTGCTGTTTTCGCCAAACATTTTACGTGAGGCGCCTCCCTGGGTCGCCCAGTAATTACAACTAATTGTCTGATCTGAACTCAATTCATAATTTGTTTTGGCAGGCCCCGGTGCGACCGTCGTTCCATAGGCTGCGCTGGTTCCCAAGTGGGTGCTTCCAGAATCGGAAGGACAGAGAAAGACATCAAGCAGGGTCGTCATCTCATCGGCATTATCAGCCGGATCGCCAGCCAGCGGCGCACCCGCTCCCGTATAACTGCAGCAATAGCCGGTGTTCTGGGCACTGTTGGCCGAATTCTGATTGATGCTGTCGTAGAGGGCCGACTGTTCGAGAAAAGGCAGCAGGAAGGACAGGCCATTTTTGTTATGTGTGGTTCTATCGGGATCTGGAGTTCCCAGGGTGCACCACCCGTAGTTGACGCCGGCCGGAGGAAAGACGCTGTGCGTATCGTGGTAGATATGTAACGCGAGGCCAACTTGCTTTATTTTGTTGATACAAGTAGCACGCCGCGCCGCTTCGCGAGCTTGTTGCACCGCTGGCAGCAGCAGCGCGATTAAGACGCCGATGATTGCGATCACCACCAGCAGTTCGACCAAGGTAAAGCCGGGTCGAATTCGGCGAGTTGGTCGAGAAGGCTTCCGGCTGGAAGGTGGTGATTGAACAGCCGGCTGAACGTGAAAAGAACATGCGAGAAGGAGTCGATGAGAGCGAGCCATGAGAGGAAATCTCCGAATGATATTACGGGATATTACCGCGAACAACGCAACCATCCGCCAGGATCACAAGA
The nucleotide sequence above comes from Blastopirellula sp. J2-11. Encoded proteins:
- a CDS encoding DUF1559 domain-containing protein — protein: MRPGFTLVELLVVIAIIGVLIALLLPAVQQAREAARRATCINKIKQVGLALHIYHDTHSVFPPAGVNYGWCTLGTPDPDRTTHNKNGLSFLLPFLEQSALYDSINQNSANSAQNTGYCCSYTGAGAPLAGDPADNADEMTTLLDVFLCPSDSGSTHLGTSAAYGTTVAPGPAKTNYELSSDQTISCNYWATQGGASRKMFGENSKCKIRDVTDGTSNTIMVCETTREVYNGDAPAWGMRGWVASGGDVDPGINVWDIPTGWTRPDVGNLNSWGQVGSLHKGGAHFALGSGAVSFFPENMDLTILIGLGKISDGSVVQIP